A genomic window from Salvelinus alpinus chromosome 10, SLU_Salpinus.1, whole genome shotgun sequence includes:
- the LOC139532297 gene encoding autophagy-related protein 9A-like, with amino-acid sequence MAAHFDTEYQRLEASYSDSPPGEENLLVHIPDGNKSPWHHIENLDLFFQRVYNLHQKNGFTCMLLGEVFELVQLLFVVGFTVFLANCVDYDILFANKFVNHTDSSKVTLPDAFLPVDVCSASIRDNVAVMFVLIISGVFWLHRLIKFIYNVCCYWEIRSFYTNALKMSMAELPYFTWQEVQARIVEIQKEHQICIHKKELTELDIYHRILRFKNYMVAMINKSLLPVRFHPPLLGESVFYTRGLKYNFELIFFWGPGSLFESEWSLKPQYKRGGNRLELADKLASRILWIGIANLLLCPVVLVWQILYAFFSYTEVIKREPGSLGARCWSLYGRCYLRHFNELDHELMSRLSKGYKASSRYMNCFLSPLLTVVAKNVAFFAGSLLAVLIALTIYDEDVLAVEHVLSSITLLGVCITVCRSFIPDKHLVYCPEQLLRVILAHIHYMPDHWQGNAHRYETRDQFSQLFQYKAVFILEELISPLVTPFILIFSLRRKSLEIIDFFRNFSVEVVGVGDTCSFAQMDIRQHGHPAWMSEGKTEASIYQQAEDGKTELSLMHFAITNPQWQPPTETTHFISQLKERVQREATGDRHTLTSLSGSEPRSLIANFLAGPPSLASLHLGRDSSLTNHGPVGVSDGASALRSLSISSMRGSCSSAHRSAGHASSASRAMPGSSTDARTASSGSSVWEGQLTSLVLSEYASTEMSIHALYIHELHKQQSGGELSRHTWHRQDSDDSSDSVTEEGGSGGGNPNPRNPIPRSHTFPISTPISTPGPIPSSNSGPNPDRGTTPGQEVTPLQSNSQRRYGGNTDSVGPGGRVVRSARVPMGGWAEEGLGGRHPDTVPEEGSEDDMPPNIHKVT; translated from the exons ATGGCGGCACACTTTGACACAGAGTACCAGCGCCTAGAGGCTTCATACAGCGACTCACCACCCGGAGAGGAGAACCTACTGGTGCACATACCTGACGGAAACAAGT CGCCGTGGCACCACATAGAGAACCTGGACCTGTTCTTCCAGAGG GTCTATAACCTGCACCAGAAGAATGGCTTCACCTGTATGCTGCTGGGAGAGGTCTTTGAGCTGGT TCAGTTGCTGTTTGTGGTAGGGTTCACAGTCTTCTTGGCTAACTGTGTGGACTATGACATTCTGTTCGCTAACAAGTTTGTCAACCACACCGACTCCTCCAAAGTCACGCTGCCTGACGCCTTCCTGCCTGTGGACGTCTGCAGCGCAAG TATCCGTGACAACGTGGCAGTGATGTTTGTGTTGATAATATCTGGAGTGTTCTGGCTGCATCGCCTCATCAAGTTCATATACAACGTCTGCTGCTACTGGGAGATACGCTCCTTCTACACCAACGCACTCAAGATGAGCATG gCAGAGCTGCCATACTTCACATGGCAGGAGGTTCAGGCCCGGATCGTTGAGATCCAGAAGGAACACCAGATCTGTATCCACAAGAAAGAACTCACAGAACTGGACATATACCACCGTATCCTGCGCTTCAAAAactacatg GTTGCCATGATAAATAAGTCCCTCCTTCCCGTGCGTTTCCACCCGCCACTGCTCGGGGAGAGTGTGTTTTACACCCGCGGCCTCAAGTACAACTTTGAACTCATCTTCTTCTGGGGgccag GCTCTCTGTTTGAGAGTGAGTGGAGTTTGAAGCCGCAGTACAAGAGAGGTGGTAACAGGTTGGAGCTGGCAGACAAACTGGCATCACGTATACTGTGGATCGGCATCGCCAACCTCTTACTCTGTCCTGTCGTACTGGTCTGGCAAATACTGTATGCCTTCTTCAGCTATACAGAG gtgataaAGCGTGAGCCAGGTAGTTTGGGAGCGAGGTGTTGGTCTCTGTACGGTCGATGTTACCTTCGCCACTTCAATGAGCTGGACCACGAACTGATGTCACGGCTCAGCAAGGGCTACAAA GCGTCCTCTAGGTATATGAACTGCTTCCTGTCCCCGTTGCTGACGGTGGTGGCTAAGAACGTGGCGTTTTTTGCTGGCTCCCTATTGGCTGTCCTCATTGCTCTGACCATCTACGACGAAGACGTCCTCGCCGTGGAACACGTCCTGTCATCCATCACCCTGCTGGGAGTGTGTATCACTgtctgcag GTCTTTTATCCCAGATAAACACCTGGTTTACTGTCCAGAGCAGCTGCTCAGGGTGATTCTGGCTCACATCCACTACATGCCAGACCACTGGCAGGGCAACGCTCATCGCTACGAGACACGAGACCAGTTCTCACAGCTTTTCCAGTACAAGGCT GTGTTTATCCTAGAGGAGCTGATCAGCCCCCTGGTGACTCCCTTCATCCTGATCTTCAGTCTGAGGAGGAAGTCTCTGGAGATCATTGACTTCTTCAGGAACTTCTCCGTGGAGGTGGTAGGGGTGGGAGACACCTGCTCCTTCGCTCAGATGGACATCAGACAGCACGGACACCCCGCG tgGATGTCTGAGGGGAAGACAGAGGCATCTATTTACCAACAGGCGGAGGATGGGAAGACTGAGCTTTCCCTGATGCATTTTGCCATCACCAACCCCCAGTGGCAGCCCCCCACCGAGACCACTCACTTCATCAGCCAGCTGaaggagagagtacagagagaggctACAGGAGACAGACACACTCTCACCTCACTGTCCGGGTCAGAG ccaAGGAGTCTGATAGCTAACTTCCTGGCAGGTCCACCCTCATTGGCCTCTCTTCATCTGGGGCGGGACAGCTCCTTGACCAATCACGGGCCGGTGGGGGTTAGCGACGGAGCGTCAGCCTTGCGCTCCCTCTCAATCAGCAGCATGAGGGGCAGCTGTAGCTCCGCCCATAGGTCGGCCGGACACGCCTCTTCTGCAAGCAGAGCCATGCCGGGATCAAG TACTGATGCTCGAACTGCTAGTTCAGGCAGTAGTGTGTGGGAAGGTCAACTGACTAGTCTCGTCCTATCAGAATACGCCTCCACAGAGATGAGCATCCACGCACTCTATATAcatgag CTCCATAAGCAGCAGTCTGGAGGGGAGTTGTCCCGGCACACCTGGCACAGGCAGGACAGTGACGACAGTAGTGACAGCGTCACCGAGGAGGGGGGTTCAGGGGGAGGGAACCCTAACCCCCGAAACCCCATCCCCCGCTCACACACCTTTCCTATCTCCACCCCTATCTCCACCCCTGGCCCTATCCCCAGCTCTAACTCGGGCCCTAACCCTGACCGAGGTACCACCCCGGGGCAGGAAGTGACACCACTCCAGAGCAACAGCCAGCGTCGCTACGGGGGAAACACAG ACTCTGTCGGCCCGGGGGGCAGAGTGGTGAGGTCGGCGCGTGTGCCTATGGGGGGTTGGGCAGAGGAGGGACTTGGAGGCCGACACCCCGACACTGTACCTGAGGAGGGCTCAGAGGACGACATGCCTCCCAACATACACAag gtgACGTAA